The Pseudomonas sp. MM223 genome segment CTCAACTGGCGGCCTTGGGTGGAAGAAGCCCTGACCGCTCGTGAATCAGAAAGCTACGCGGCCCTGCGTGCCATGCCCAAGCTGGGGCGAATGCCCTGCCTGGCTAACAACCAAGTGAAGTTGCTGATCAATGGAAAAGCCACGTTCGATGCCATTTTCGCCGCCATCGAAAAAGCTCGCGATGTAGTGCTGGTACAGTTCTTCATCATCCACGACGACACCCTCGGCAAGGCATTGCAACAACTGCTGCTACGCAAGGCTGCTGAAGGGGTGCAAGTGTTTGTGCTGTACGACCGCGTCGGTAGCCATGCCTTGCCAGCCAGCTACAGCCAGCAGCTGCGCGATGGCGGAGTACAGATTCATGCCTTCGCCACCCGCCGTGGTTTGTTCAACCGCTTTCAGGTTAACTTTCGCAACCACCGCAAGATCGTGGTAGTGGATGGCCTGCTCGGTTTCGTTGGCGGGCACAACGTGGGGGACGAATACCTCGGGGAACACCCGCAGCTTTCCCCCTGGCGCGACACCCATGTGCAGATCAACGGGCCGGTGCTGGCCTGCCTGCAGGAGTCGTTTGCCGAGGATTGGTACTGGGCTACTCGCCAGCTGCCGCCGCTGATCCTGCCGGATACCTACCCGGATAACGGGGTGCTTTGTCAGGCCTTGGCCAGCGGTCCCGCCGACCCGCAGGAAACCTGCTCGTTGTTCTTCCTCGAAGCGATCCATTCAGCGACCAGACGGGTGTGGATCACCAGCCCCTACTTCATCCCGGACGAAGCAGTCTTCGCAGCCTTGCGGCTGGCGGTGCTGCGTGGGGTCGATGTACGAGTGCTGATCCCGTCACGGCCAGACCACCGCGTGGTCTATGCCGCCTCCAGCCTGTTCGCCTTCGAAGCAGTGCGCGCGGGTGTGCGCATGTTCCGTTATCAGCCAGGCTTCCTGCATCAGAAAGTGGTGCTGGTGGATGATGATGTCAGCGCGATCGGCAGTGCCAACCTGGACAACCGCTCGTTCCGCCTGAACTTCGAGATCACCCTGCTAACGGTCGACCGCACCTTCGCAGATCAGGTCGAGCACATGCTGATCAATGACTTTGAACAGTCGCGAGAAATCACTGCCGAGGACAGCCTCGACACTCATCGACTGCAGCAACTGGGGATGCGGA includes the following:
- the clsA gene encoding Major cardiolipin synthase ClsA (*Name clsA), whose protein sequence is MDYHSPYFFGYVLGLIHLLGIIAALHAIFTVRTAQGAIAWAMPLFFIPYLTLIPYLVFGARSFYAYIKARRQANQEMHVAMANLNWRPWVEEALTARESESYAALRAMPKLGRMPCLANNQVKLLINGKATFDAIFAAIEKARDVVLVQFFIIHDDTLGKALQQLLLRKAAEGVQVFVLYDRVGSHALPASYSQQLRDGGVQIHAFATRRGLFNRFQVNFRNHRKIVVVDGLLGFVGGHNVGDEYLGEHPQLSPWRDTHVQINGPVLACLQESFAEDWYWATRQLPPLILPDTYPDNGVLCQALASGPADPQETCSLFFLEAIHSATRRVWITSPYFIPDEAVFAALRLAVLRGVDVRVLIPSRPDHRVVYAASSLFAFEAVRAGVRMFRYQPGFLHQKVVLVDDDVSAIGSANLDNRSFRLNFEITLLTVDRTFADQVEHMLINDFEQSREITAEDSLDTHRLQQLGMRIARLISPIL